One window of Gloeothece citriformis PCC 7424 genomic DNA carries:
- a CDS encoding DUF2993 domain-containing protein: MTSIVFGSLPLPNQSGDQIVSKAVSTAIAALFKRTGNIQANVRAEPVTKLLQGSVDGFDFIGNAMLMYNGLRIEAMELYVQAVSIDFSAIFKGQVKLRQPTQATMRVVLTENDLTTSFNTPFVIEKLQKLQFQGKPLYFQNTEMILDEDKSLRLKSQIRVGDEPEPVNVDMKAFLEVIERRKIQFIDVTYGGDAQGQELGKALIDHVNHLLDLDQFALDGTQLRVDRIRMKDKQLVFYGIAKINQFPQRKPKAAA, encoded by the coding sequence ATGACATCAATTGTGTTTGGTAGCTTACCATTACCCAATCAAAGTGGAGATCAAATCGTCAGTAAGGCAGTTAGTACAGCGATCGCTGCCCTATTCAAACGGACAGGCAATATACAGGCCAACGTCCGCGCGGAACCGGTGACTAAACTACTGCAAGGCAGTGTCGACGGATTCGACTTCATCGGAAATGCCATGCTGATGTACAACGGACTGCGGATTGAGGCAATGGAACTCTATGTCCAAGCGGTTTCTATCGATTTTAGTGCAATTTTTAAAGGTCAAGTCAAGCTCAGACAACCAACTCAAGCGACTATGCGAGTTGTGTTGACAGAAAATGATTTAACCACATCCTTTAACACACCTTTTGTTATAGAAAAGTTACAAAAACTACAATTTCAAGGAAAACCTCTTTATTTTCAAAACACGGAGATGATTCTTGATGAGGATAAGTCATTAAGACTAAAATCTCAAATTCGGGTCGGGGATGAACCTGAACCGGTTAATGTGGATATGAAAGCTTTTTTAGAAGTTATTGAACGCCGTAAAATTCAATTTATTGATGTTACTTATGGAGGCGATGCCCAAGGGCAAGAATTGGGCAAAGCTTTAATCGATCATGTTAATCATTTATTAGATCTCGATCAATTTGCTCTTGATGGAACTCAGTTAAGAGTAGATCGAATTAGAATGAAAGATAAACAACTGGTTTTTTATGGCATCGCTAAAATTAATCAATTTCCTCAGCGTAAGCCAAAAGCCGCCGCTTAA
- a CDS encoding DUF167 domain-containing protein, with the protein MKIQVKVKPNAKHQKIEEAEDGSLIISLKSPPVEGKANQELIKLLAQKYRVTKSQISIQSGLSSRNKLIEILD; encoded by the coding sequence ATGAAGATTCAGGTTAAAGTGAAACCGAATGCCAAACATCAAAAAATAGAAGAGGCGGAAGACGGAAGTTTAATTATTTCCCTGAAATCTCCCCCAGTTGAGGGTAAGGCGAATCAGGAATTAATTAAATTACTCGCTCAAAAGTATCGAGTCACAAAGTCCCAAATTTCTATACAGTCTGGTTTATCTTCTAGAAATAAGTTAATTGAAATTTTAGATTAA